Proteins co-encoded in one Kutzneria chonburiensis genomic window:
- a CDS encoding glycoside hydrolase family 35 protein, with product MAEFAIGDADFLLDGQPFRILSGALHYFRVHPELWADRIDKARRMGLNTIETYVPWNAHAPERGTFDLTGGLDLDRFLGLIADAGMYAIVRPGPYICAEWDNGGLPTWLPASGVRSCEPGYLDAVREYLGQVYRVVVPRQIDRGGPVLLVQIENEYGAYGSDQRYLAELATHTREAGITVPLTTVDQPVGDMLAAGSLDGLHRTASFGSRAAERLAVLRAYQPTGPLMCSEFWCGWFDHWGAHHHTTSVEESAAELDALLAAGASVNIYMFHGGTNFGLANGANDKGTYQPIVTSYDYDAPLDEAGSPTAKYHAFRDVIARYHKVPDSVPPPAQPLPTPVTSLHDPFPLLALTGQWEQWSTLPTFDDLTPTPRLVLARTQIAGDGPGVLVFGEIRDRVTVFVDGVRLGTLLREHHDEAMGLPVTSGELTLLIEDLGRVDYGPRLGEPKGVIDGVSLNGQALTEWDVLPIDAATLPDRCPGSVDGPAVSGPLAGPVLVRASLTVEESTDLFLDTAGWGKGMVWFNGFLLGRYWRRGPQRTLYVPAPLVEAGGNDLVVLELDTMIDPVVACAPRARLGHTEA from the coding sequence ATGGCTGAGTTCGCCATCGGCGACGCCGACTTCCTGCTCGACGGGCAACCGTTCCGGATCCTTTCCGGTGCGCTGCACTACTTCCGGGTGCATCCGGAGCTGTGGGCGGACCGGATCGACAAGGCCCGGCGGATGGGCCTGAACACCATCGAGACGTACGTGCCGTGGAACGCCCACGCGCCCGAGCGCGGCACGTTCGATCTCACCGGTGGTCTGGACCTTGACCGGTTCCTTGGTCTGATCGCGGATGCCGGCATGTACGCGATCGTGCGGCCCGGCCCGTACATCTGCGCCGAGTGGGACAACGGCGGCCTGCCGACCTGGCTGCCCGCGTCCGGCGTCCGCAGCTGCGAGCCGGGTTATCTCGACGCCGTCCGGGAATACCTGGGGCAGGTATACCGCGTGGTCGTGCCGCGCCAGATCGACCGGGGCGGCCCGGTGCTGCTGGTGCAGATCGAGAACGAGTACGGGGCCTACGGCAGCGACCAGCGCTACCTCGCCGAACTCGCCACTCACACCAGGGAAGCCGGCATCACCGTGCCACTGACCACAGTGGACCAACCGGTGGGTGACATGCTGGCGGCCGGCAGTCTGGACGGACTGCACCGCACCGCCTCGTTCGGATCCCGGGCCGCCGAGCGACTGGCCGTCCTGCGGGCCTACCAGCCGACCGGACCGTTGATGTGCAGCGAGTTCTGGTGTGGCTGGTTCGACCATTGGGGCGCGCACCACCACACCACATCGGTCGAGGAGTCCGCGGCGGAGCTGGACGCGCTGCTGGCGGCCGGCGCCTCGGTCAACATCTACATGTTCCACGGCGGCACCAACTTCGGCCTGGCCAACGGCGCCAACGACAAGGGCACGTACCAGCCGATCGTCACGTCCTACGACTACGACGCGCCGTTGGACGAGGCCGGCAGTCCCACGGCCAAGTACCACGCGTTCCGGGACGTCATCGCGCGCTACCACAAGGTGCCGGACAGCGTGCCGCCGCCGGCCCAGCCGTTGCCGACACCGGTCACGTCCCTGCACGATCCGTTCCCGTTGTTGGCGTTGACAGGGCAATGGGAGCAGTGGTCGACGCTGCCCACTTTCGACGACCTGACGCCGACTCCGCGCCTGGTGTTGGCGCGCACGCAGATTGCCGGCGACGGACCTGGTGTGCTGGTGTTCGGCGAGATTCGGGACCGTGTCACGGTTTTCGTCGACGGCGTGCGGCTCGGCACGCTGCTGCGGGAGCACCACGACGAGGCCATGGGGCTGCCGGTCACCAGCGGTGAACTGACGTTGCTGATCGAGGACCTCGGGCGGGTGGACTACGGTCCCCGGCTCGGCGAACCCAAGGGGGTCATCGACGGCGTCAGCCTGAACGGGCAGGCGCTGACCGAGTGGGACGTGCTCCCCATCGACGCCGCGACGCTGCCGGACCGCTGTCCCGGCAGCGTCGACGGCCCGGCCGTCAGCGGGCCGCTGGCCGGGCCGGTGCTGGTACGCGCCTCGCTGACGGTCGAGGAGTCGACGGACCTGTTCCTCGACACCGCCGGCTGGGGCAAGGGAATGGTCTGGTTCAACGGGTTCCTGCTCGGCCGCTACTGGCGCCGCGGGCCGCAGCGAACGCTCTACGTGCCCGCGCCGCTGGTCGAGGCCGGCGGCAACGACCTCGTCGTGCTCGAACTGGACACGATGATCGATCCCGTGGTCGCCTGCGCCCCGCGGGCGCGCCTGGGCCACACCGAAGCCTGA
- a CDS encoding glycoside hydrolase family 5 protein has product MSSTLRRRLAAVCCAVGVAGAMVAAAPTAGAATTSDFRGVNWADPRDNYASDAVVPSGLSTTDSYATTFAKASAIIGQFRAKVGANTVRLPVNPTSVNGPFWQSYTAAVDAATAKGFKVILGYWESPTAKDGRIDDQSTFNAMWQRITTRFAFYPNVYFEPMNEPFGYSSQEWTGIATSWLSTYWYVPRSRVVVDGTGYADDVKSVCADDRLAGTHLALHFYGFWHSTWTDPQQWLADFDQRLGTCSSRTILDEFGASMTTGLNYNGPINGSNEIAYLQTVTNRLRELHMGSVYWPGLRTGDTYSLTELHGSGTVLSLSVTNASGADLLARAWGR; this is encoded by the coding sequence ATGAGCTCAACCCTGCGCCGCCGGCTCGCCGCGGTCTGCTGTGCCGTCGGCGTGGCCGGCGCGATGGTCGCCGCCGCTCCGACCGCAGGCGCCGCGACCACCAGCGACTTCCGCGGCGTGAACTGGGCCGACCCACGCGACAACTACGCCTCCGACGCGGTGGTGCCGTCCGGTCTGTCCACAACGGACAGCTACGCCACCACCTTCGCCAAGGCCAGCGCGATCATCGGCCAGTTCCGGGCGAAGGTTGGCGCTAACACTGTTCGCCTGCCAGTGAATCCGACCTCGGTGAACGGCCCGTTCTGGCAGTCCTACACCGCGGCCGTCGACGCGGCGACGGCCAAGGGCTTCAAGGTCATCCTCGGCTACTGGGAGTCGCCGACGGCCAAGGACGGCCGTATCGACGACCAGTCCACGTTCAACGCCATGTGGCAGCGCATCACCACGCGGTTCGCGTTCTACCCCAACGTCTACTTCGAGCCGATGAACGAGCCGTTCGGCTACAGCAGCCAGGAATGGACCGGGATCGCCACGTCCTGGCTGTCGACCTACTGGTACGTGCCGCGCTCCCGGGTCGTCGTCGACGGCACCGGCTACGCCGACGACGTCAAGTCGGTGTGCGCCGACGACCGCCTGGCCGGCACTCACCTCGCCCTGCACTTCTACGGCTTCTGGCACAGCACGTGGACCGACCCGCAGCAGTGGCTGGCCGATTTCGACCAGCGGCTCGGCACCTGCTCGTCCCGGACGATCCTCGACGAGTTCGGTGCGAGCATGACCACCGGCCTCAACTACAACGGCCCGATCAACGGCTCCAACGAGATCGCCTACCTCCAGACCGTCACCAACCGGCTGCGCGAGCTGCACATGGGCTCGGTCTACTGGCCCGGGCTGCGCACCGGCGACACCTACTCGCTCACCGAGCTGCACGGCAGCGGCACCGTGCTGTCGCTGAGCGTCACCAATGCCAGTGGCGCCGATCTCCTGGCTCGGGCCTGGGGCCGATGA